One region of Streptomyces sp. CG4 genomic DNA includes:
- a CDS encoding hemolysin III family protein — MTASAPDAPMDPPAAGRGPVALSLPHPVKPRLRGWLHLGMFPAVLIAGLVLTALADSTRGRIACGIYVLTACLLFGVSALYHRGNWSPRMDGVLRRLDHANIFLIIAGTYTPLTMLLLPGAKGQWLLWGIWAAAAAGIVFRVFWVGAPRWLYTPCYIAMGWAAVFFLPDFLRTGGIAVLILVIVGGLLYSAGGVIYGIKRPNPSPRWFGFHEVFHSFTLAAFIVHYVGISLVAYQHA, encoded by the coding sequence ATGACTGCGTCCGCTCCCGACGCGCCCATGGACCCGCCGGCCGCCGGCCGCGGTCCCGTCGCGCTCTCTTTGCCGCACCCGGTCAAGCCCAGGCTCCGCGGCTGGCTGCACCTCGGCATGTTCCCGGCCGTACTCATCGCGGGCCTCGTGCTCACCGCCCTCGCCGACTCCACCAGAGGCCGTATCGCCTGCGGGATCTACGTCCTGACGGCCTGCCTGCTCTTCGGTGTCAGCGCGCTGTACCACCGGGGCAACTGGAGCCCCCGGATGGACGGCGTCCTGCGCCGCCTGGATCACGCCAACATCTTCCTGATCATCGCGGGCACCTACACCCCGCTGACCATGCTGCTCCTGCCCGGCGCGAAGGGGCAGTGGCTGCTGTGGGGCATCTGGGCCGCCGCCGCGGCCGGCATCGTCTTCCGCGTCTTCTGGGTCGGCGCCCCGCGCTGGCTCTACACGCCCTGCTACATAGCGATGGGCTGGGCGGCCGTCTTCTTCCTGCCCGACTTCCTGCGCACCGGCGGCATCGCGGTCCTGATCCTGGTGATCGTCGGCGGCCTGCTCTACAGCGCCGGCGGCGTGATCTACGGCATCAAGCGCCCGAACCCGTCACCGCGCTGGTTCGGCTTCCACGAGGTCTTCCACTCCTTCACGCTCGCCGCGTTCATCGTCCACTACGTCGGCATCTCGCTGGTGGCGTACCAGCACGCATAG
- a CDS encoding DHA2 family efflux MFS transporter permease subunit: MTVTHTDDTRHDRRRWWALGALVASMLVLGFDMTILNVALPTMVGQLGATTGQQQWMADAYVVVFAALMLPAGLLGDRFGRRLILITGLVIFLVGSVLGALAGEVSLVIAARAVMGVGAALVTPLAMSVLPSLFTPDEQGKALGLVSTGSALGLPLGPIIGGWLLDHFWWGSVFLINIPMVAIGVLACVLLLPETRDPASPRVDSLSTAFTTGGLGALIYAIIEAPDRGWGDPLILGMFAAAAVLITGLVLRSRQVRRPMLDMSLLAQRGFLFNTVAATLVMFVLSGLMFVLPPYLQAVLRNDTLGTGVRMLPMVVGLSLAAKFAPPLATRFGARAAVTAGLVVLAFAALLGSRTTTGSGYGFTALWLSVAGLGFGLALVPAMTGALATLPRDRAGSGSGLLMTLRQVGSAIGIALLGSLLANVFRDRLDVTGLPAPAARTAGDSVVAARLIAEKTGSAHLAASANGAYVHGMTVVLLVCGIAALVSALAAAAFLPNTAVARRTEREETPVVAEPAGHAGQ, translated from the coding sequence ATGACTGTCACGCATACCGACGACACTCGGCACGACCGCCGCCGCTGGTGGGCCCTCGGGGCCCTGGTCGCGAGCATGCTGGTGCTCGGCTTCGACATGACGATCCTCAACGTGGCCCTGCCGACCATGGTCGGGCAGCTCGGCGCCACCACCGGCCAGCAGCAGTGGATGGCGGACGCCTACGTCGTCGTCTTCGCGGCCCTGATGCTCCCGGCGGGCCTGCTCGGCGACCGGTTCGGGCGGCGGCTGATCCTGATCACCGGGCTGGTGATCTTCCTGGTTGGTTCCGTGCTCGGCGCCCTGGCCGGCGAGGTGAGCCTGGTGATCGCAGCCCGCGCGGTGATGGGCGTCGGCGCCGCGCTGGTCACCCCGCTGGCGATGTCCGTGCTGCCGTCGCTGTTCACCCCCGACGAACAGGGCAAGGCCCTCGGCCTCGTCTCCACCGGCTCGGCACTGGGCCTGCCGCTGGGACCGATCATCGGCGGCTGGCTGCTCGACCACTTCTGGTGGGGCTCGGTCTTCCTCATCAACATCCCCATGGTCGCGATCGGCGTCCTCGCCTGCGTCCTGCTGCTGCCCGAGACCCGCGACCCGGCCTCCCCCAGGGTCGACAGCCTCTCCACCGCGTTCACCACCGGTGGGCTCGGCGCCCTCATCTACGCGATCATCGAGGCCCCCGACCGCGGCTGGGGCGATCCCCTGATCCTCGGCATGTTCGCCGCGGCAGCGGTCCTGATCACCGGGCTGGTGCTGCGCTCGCGCCAGGTGCGGCGCCCCATGCTCGACATGAGCCTGCTCGCCCAGCGCGGCTTCCTGTTCAACACCGTCGCCGCGACCCTGGTGATGTTCGTGCTGTCCGGCCTGATGTTCGTGCTGCCGCCCTATCTGCAGGCCGTCCTCCGCAACGACACCCTCGGCACCGGCGTCCGTATGCTGCCGATGGTCGTCGGCCTGTCCCTCGCCGCGAAGTTCGCTCCCCCGCTCGCGACGCGCTTCGGGGCACGCGCCGCGGTCACCGCGGGCCTGGTCGTGCTGGCCTTCGCCGCCCTGCTCGGCAGCCGTACGACGACCGGCTCGGGCTACGGCTTCACCGCCCTGTGGCTCTCCGTCGCGGGCCTCGGCTTCGGCCTCGCGCTCGTGCCTGCCATGACCGGTGCCCTCGCGACCCTGCCCCGGGACCGGGCCGGCAGTGGCTCCGGCCTGCTGATGACCCTGCGCCAGGTCGGCTCCGCGATCGGCATCGCCCTGCTCGGCAGCCTGCTGGCCAACGTCTTCCGCGACCGGCTGGACGTGACCGGCCTGCCCGCGCCGGCCGCCCGCACCGCCGGGGACTCGGTCGTCGCCGCGCGTCTGATCGCCGAGAAGACCGGATCCGCGCACCTCGCCGCGTCCGCGAACGGCGCGTACGTGCACGGCATGACGGTGGTCCTGCTGGTGTGCGGCATCGCGGCCCTGGTCTCGGCCCTGGCGGCCGCCGCGTTCCTGCCGAACACCGCGGTCGCGCGACGCACGGAACGCGAGGAGACCCCGGTCGTGGCCGAGCCTGCGGGGCATGCCGGACAATGA
- a CDS encoding TetR family transcriptional regulator, giving the protein MTGMTAAQSSASPADRPRLGLRERKKIKTRQAIRAATYALIEEQGYDATTIDQIAERAEVSPSTVFRYFPTKEDIVLTDEYDTILLEELRARPADESLTDSLQYVMRKAVTLGMSEEPEVTRLRTSLTAKVPAVRARMIESMSATGLLLRRAIAERSGLAEDSLEVRVYAMSLIGGLMEVSMYWAENDHQGDLSDLMIRALGVLEHGLPAGNP; this is encoded by the coding sequence ATGACGGGCATGACGGCCGCACAGTCCTCCGCTTCCCCCGCCGACCGGCCCCGTCTTGGCCTGCGCGAACGCAAGAAGATCAAGACCCGGCAGGCGATCCGCGCGGCGACGTACGCCCTGATCGAGGAACAGGGCTACGACGCCACGACGATCGACCAGATCGCCGAGCGGGCGGAGGTGTCGCCGTCCACCGTCTTCCGCTACTTCCCGACCAAGGAGGACATCGTCCTCACGGACGAGTACGACACGATCCTGCTGGAGGAACTGCGCGCCCGCCCCGCGGACGAGTCGCTGACGGACTCCCTGCAGTACGTGATGCGCAAGGCCGTCACGCTGGGCATGAGCGAGGAACCCGAGGTGACCCGGCTGCGGACCAGCCTGACCGCGAAGGTCCCCGCCGTGCGCGCCCGCATGATCGAGAGCATGTCGGCCACCGGCCTGCTGCTCCGCCGGGCCATCGCGGAACGCTCGGGTCTGGCGGAGGACAGCCTGGAGGTGCGGGTCTATGCGATGTCCCTCATCGGCGGTCTGATGGAGGTCTCCATGTACTGGGCGGAGAACGACCACCAGGGCGACCTGTCGGACCTCATGATCCGTGCCCTCGGCGTCCTGGAGCACGGCCTGCCCGCCGGAAATCCCTGA
- a CDS encoding Mut7-C RNAse domain-containing protein: MNGVEIHVEVAPALHLFVPAARRAGATPLGTDGVSTLGHVIESLGVPLTEVGSLVVDGSAVPVSHIPKAGETVSVRAVERPQRVPGAPLRFLLDVHLGTLARRLRLLGVDAAYESTDIGDPALAARSAAEKRVMLSRDRGLLHRRELWAGAFVYSTRPDDQLHDVLDRFAPALAPWTRCTACNGLLREATKDEVAAQLKHGTQRSYDVFAQCTDCGRAYWKGAHHDQLEAIVERALAEHG, encoded by the coding sequence GTGAACGGAGTCGAGATCCACGTCGAAGTCGCCCCCGCGCTCCACCTGTTCGTGCCGGCCGCCCGACGGGCCGGCGCCACGCCGCTCGGCACGGACGGCGTCTCGACGCTCGGCCATGTCATCGAGTCCCTCGGCGTCCCGCTGACCGAGGTCGGCTCACTGGTCGTGGACGGCAGCGCGGTGCCGGTCTCGCACATCCCGAAGGCGGGCGAGACGGTGAGCGTCCGGGCCGTGGAGCGCCCCCAGCGGGTCCCCGGCGCCCCGCTCCGCTTCCTCCTCGACGTCCACCTCGGCACCCTGGCCCGCCGACTGCGGCTGCTCGGCGTGGACGCGGCCTACGAGTCGACCGACATCGGCGACCCGGCGCTGGCCGCCCGCTCGGCGGCCGAGAAGCGGGTCATGCTCAGCCGCGACCGGGGCCTGCTGCACCGCCGTGAACTGTGGGCCGGTGCGTTCGTCTACAGCACCCGCCCCGACGACCAGTTGCACGACGTCCTCGACCGCTTCGCCCCCGCCCTCGCCCCCTGGACCCGCTGCACCGCCTGCAACGGCCTGCTCAGGGAGGCCACCAAGGACGAGGTCGCCGCCCAGCTCAAGCACGGCACCCAGCGGTCGTACGACGTCTTCGCCCAGTGCACGGACTGCGGCCGCGCGTACTGGAAGGGCGCGCACCACGACCAGCTGGAGGCCATCGTGGAGCGCGCCCTGGCGGAACACGGCTAG
- a CDS encoding galactose oxidase-like domain-containing protein → MSKYRRRTALIGVGALTAGLLLATPQSAEAANLIKNPGFETAGTDGMPYCWEKSGWGDNDFSFETTSDAHSGAKAMKVTLTRRVDGDRKAMLTESADCAPAVTVGKQYDLGVWYKTTTPDANVTLFRHDATAGWQYWTDVKTLDMASAWTQATVRTPEIPPGTDRITWGVSVYGTGSATTDDYTMDQVPDVTPPAQCTGTNDQCANGSWSVLPTQNPVRSMHSVVLSNGKVLLIAGSGNSQDAFNAGTFTSAVYDPAAGTYKVIPTPKDMFCAGHVQLQDGRVLVLSGNKSYPDPNGTHGYEGFKDSYLFDPKTETYTRTNDLNDGHWYPSATELGNGDVITFGGLREDSTGSVTAERWSDKDQQWLPTWKVNQTWSFWGLYPAMILMQDGRLFYSGSHVFGNNIPGTGSAVYDYGANTITQIPGLQNKDQRDQSSSVLLPPAQDQRVLTVGGGNIDSNPDANRLTDVIDLKQPNPSYVAGPPIPQGTVDLGNGKVPETGSQGKMYVSTVLLPDGKVLETGGALHNRANPVYESSLYDPAANTFQQVAADPEARGYHSSAFLLPDGRVMATGDNPGNGSWNHNVSIYTPPYLYKGTRPTITSVISQEWKYGDTQRITVDRPIAKAELIRPAAVTHSSDPNQRFVDLPLSVNGNNVDLNVTNNPNLAPPGWYMLFAVDANGVPSVAQWVHLTGPAALTAATASPHIHAFADGLTGKVSGPAKKRTSQQVSPTLSGCDRHYGSINVCVPTAFPAQVKKTTAARCSWLQRNDYGRLKVNGADDPLGLDPDRNGIACDKGDVKGGGSRR, encoded by the coding sequence TTGAGCAAGTACCGCAGACGGACCGCGCTGATCGGGGTGGGCGCCCTGACCGCCGGTCTGCTCCTGGCCACGCCGCAGAGCGCCGAGGCCGCCAACCTGATCAAGAACCCGGGTTTCGAGACCGCCGGTACGGACGGCATGCCGTACTGCTGGGAGAAGTCGGGCTGGGGCGACAACGACTTCAGCTTCGAGACGACCTCGGACGCGCACTCCGGGGCGAAGGCCATGAAGGTCACGCTGACCCGCCGGGTCGACGGCGACCGCAAGGCGATGCTCACCGAGTCCGCCGACTGCGCACCGGCCGTGACCGTCGGCAAGCAGTACGACCTCGGGGTCTGGTACAAGACCACCACCCCGGACGCCAACGTCACACTGTTCCGGCACGATGCGACCGCCGGCTGGCAGTACTGGACCGACGTCAAGACCCTCGACATGGCCTCGGCCTGGACGCAGGCCACCGTCCGCACCCCCGAGATCCCGCCCGGCACCGACCGCATCACCTGGGGTGTCTCCGTCTACGGCACCGGCTCGGCGACCACCGACGACTACACCATGGACCAGGTCCCGGACGTGACCCCGCCGGCCCAGTGCACCGGCACCAACGACCAGTGCGCCAACGGAAGCTGGTCCGTCCTGCCGACGCAGAACCCGGTCCGCTCCATGCACTCCGTCGTCCTCAGCAACGGCAAGGTGCTGCTGATCGCCGGCTCCGGCAACAGCCAGGACGCCTTCAACGCGGGCACGTTCACGAGCGCGGTGTACGACCCCGCCGCCGGCACCTACAAGGTCATCCCCACGCCGAAGGACATGTTCTGCGCGGGGCACGTCCAGCTGCAGGACGGCCGGGTGCTCGTGCTGAGCGGCAACAAGTCCTATCCGGACCCCAACGGCACCCACGGCTACGAGGGGTTCAAGGACTCGTACCTCTTCGACCCGAAGACCGAGACGTACACCAGGACCAACGACCTCAACGACGGCCACTGGTACCCGTCGGCGACCGAGCTGGGCAACGGTGACGTCATCACCTTCGGCGGGCTCCGCGAGGACTCCACCGGGTCGGTGACCGCCGAGCGCTGGTCCGACAAGGACCAGCAGTGGCTGCCGACGTGGAAGGTCAACCAGACCTGGTCGTTCTGGGGCCTGTACCCGGCGATGATCCTGATGCAGGACGGCCGCCTCTTCTACTCGGGCAGCCATGTCTTCGGCAACAACATCCCGGGCACGGGCTCGGCGGTCTACGACTACGGCGCCAACACGATCACCCAGATCCCGGGCCTGCAGAACAAGGACCAGCGCGACCAGTCGTCGTCCGTGCTGCTGCCTCCGGCGCAGGATCAGCGGGTGCTGACGGTCGGTGGCGGCAACATCGACTCCAACCCGGACGCGAACCGCCTCACCGACGTGATCGACCTCAAGCAGCCGAACCCGTCGTACGTCGCCGGGCCGCCGATCCCGCAGGGCACGGTCGACCTGGGCAACGGCAAGGTCCCGGAGACCGGCAGCCAGGGCAAGATGTACGTCTCCACCGTGCTGCTGCCCGACGGCAAGGTGCTGGAGACCGGCGGCGCCCTGCACAACCGCGCCAACCCGGTGTACGAGTCCTCGCTCTACGACCCGGCCGCCAACACCTTCCAGCAGGTGGCCGCCGACCCCGAGGCCCGCGGCTACCACTCCTCGGCGTTCCTGCTGCCCGACGGCCGGGTGATGGCCACCGGCGACAACCCGGGCAACGGCAGCTGGAACCACAACGTGTCGATCTACACCCCGCCCTACCTCTACAAGGGCACGCGCCCGACGATCACCTCGGTGATCAGCCAGGAGTGGAAGTACGGCGACACCCAGCGGATCACCGTCGACCGCCCCATCGCCAAGGCGGAGTTGATCCGTCCGGCGGCGGTCACCCACTCCTCCGATCCCAACCAGCGCTTCGTCGACCTGCCGCTCTCGGTCAACGGCAACAACGTCGACCTGAACGTGACGAACAACCCCAACCTGGCGCCGCCCGGCTGGTACATGCTCTTCGCGGTCGACGCCAACGGGGTGCCCTCGGTGGCCCAGTGGGTGCATCTGACGGGCCCGGCGGCCCTCACCGCCGCCACCGCCTCCCCGCACATCCACGCCTTCGCCGACGGCCTCACCGGCAAGGTGTCGGGCCCCGCCAAGAAGCGCACGTCGCAGCAGGTCAGCCCGACCCTGTCCGGCTGCGACCGGCACTACGGCTCGATCAACGTGTGCGTGCCGACGGCCTTCCCGGCGCAGGTGAAGAAGACGACGGCGGCACGCTGTTCCTGGCTGCAGCGGAACGACTACGGCCGCCTGAAGGTCAACGGTGCGGACGATCCACTGGGGTTGGACCCGGACCGGAACGGAATCGCCTGTGACAAGGGCGATGTGAAGGGCGGTGGGAGCAGGCGCTAG